Proteins from one Bombyx mori chromosome 25, ASM3026992v2 genomic window:
- the LOC101742926 gene encoding structural maintenance of chromosomes protein 2, translating into MFIKSIVLDGFKSYGNRVEITGFDPEFNAITGLNGTGKSNILDSICFVLGITNLSNVRASSLQELIYKHGQAGITKATVSITFDNRDKRQCPIGYENHDEITVTRQVVMGGKNKYLINGINVQNKRVSDLFCSVQLNVNNPHFLIMQGRITKVLNMKPPEILSMVEEAAGTRMYEAKKQAAQKTIEKKDAKLRELNDIIREDIAPKLQKLQDERSQFQEYQKVVRELENITRLCVAWKYVSAEEQTKAAEGKVTQVQDDIKLKKETIKNNEKEMKELDKQVVDLNKKLDEESGNVLKDLEVELQNLEKVEAAASSQYKGSKEALSGHEKRVKLLEKALAEDEQALTSKQQILNEVSSTFENLRTSSETSEKALAEAQQKFLAVSTGKEDASESLQDQLMAAKQQASEASTRITSAMMDKKHAEERLKTLEKEFTTSSKQYDADQESIRRQQAQVEQLERELAGLAHDESRVTSLGAAVRGAQGAARGARDRRDALAAALQRCHFRYSPPDPHFDRARVAGTVCKLIDVCDPVYCTALETAAGGRLYNVVVDTEVTSKLLLQRGNLQTRTTIIPLNKISGQVIDKRIVQIAQEIGGGPENVQLALDLISFDSRLRPAMAWVFGSTLVCRDLDTAKRVTFHRAVRRRCVTLDGDVFDPSGTLSGGAALKGGSVLLQLQELKQLEQQVQAAEARLAQLTEELGCAQQAAESYAAIQQKCEAARLGARAAAARLGGTARAQLHAEIQALRAQAAQLAAALEQDELVQDEAAGRARDLEAKLKDIKGHREREYKKAEEALKKAKRDVEVHGGAWKLREQELETLRLEAAELQRGAAAARHQLHEHARAAADLARALHDAARSRDHAQEAVKEMQARIKHQKTEIAGRSTDISRLVQQKERLAKSSSELELGVKELDYRIKELQTEALDCQKKMRQLESENPWIPSERQYFGAPGGLYDFEGRQAHVAASRLHQLAERRDRLARGLNARAHTLLGKEEDQYQDVMRKKQIVEADRAKLVQVMAELDEKKKKTLVTACEQVNRDFGSIFSTLLPGAQAKLQPPDGLSVLDGLEVKVGFNMTWKESLGELSGGQRSLVALALVLAMLLFKPAPLYILDEVDAALDLSHTQNIGIMLKEHFRHSQFIIVSLKDGMFNNANVLFRTRFVDGMSSVQRTAARR; encoded by the exons ATGTTTATTAAGTCAATAGTGTTAGATGGCTTCAAGTCTTACGGAAACCGAGTGGAAATTACTGGATTTGATCCAGAATTTAATGCGATCACTGGTCTAAATGGGACTGGAAAATCAAATATCTTAGATTCTATATGTTTCGTACTTGGAATCACAAATTTATCGAAT gtacGAGCAAGCAGCTTGCAGGAGCTTATTTACAAGCATGGGCAGGCAGGTATCACCAAAGCAACAGTTAGCATTACCTTCGACAACAGAGATAAGAGACAATGTCCGATTGGCTATGAGAATCATGATGAGATTACTGTCACTAGACAG gTGGTGATGGGTGGTAAGAATAAATACCTTATAAATGGTATCAATGTCCAAAACAAGAGGGTCAGTGACTTATTCTGTTCGGTTCAGCTTAATGTCAATAACCCACACTTCCTCATCATGCAGGGAAGGATTACTAAGGTGCTAAATATGAAACCTCCTGAG ATATTATCAATGGTAGAGGAAGCGGCAGGTACAAGAATGTATGAAGCTAAAAAACAAGCAGCACAGAAAACTATTGAGAAGAAAGATGCAAAGCTCCGGGAACTTAATGAT ATAATAAGAGAAGACATAGCACCTAAACTTCAGAAGCTGCAAGATGAAAGATCTCAGTTCCAAGAATATCAGAAGGTTGTCAGAGAATTGGAGAATATCACCAGGCTGTGTGTCGCTTGGAA GTATGTTTCTGCTGAAGAGCAAACCAAAGCAGCAGAGGGAAAAGTCACGCAAGTGCAGGACgacattaaattgaaaaaagagACTATTAAAAACAATGAGAAAGAAATGAAAGAGCTGGATAAGCAAGTTGTTGACTTAAACAAAAAACTGGATGAG GAGAGTGGGAATGTCCTCAAAGATTTGGAAGTAGAACTTCAAAACTTGGAGAAGGTTGAAGCAGCAGCAAGTTCACAATATAAAGGCAGCAAAGAAGCCCTGAGCGGACACGAGAAGAGAGTCAAACTACTCGAAAAGGCACTGGCTGAGGACGAGCAGGCTCTCACATCAAAGCAACAGATTCTTAATGAG GTCTCGTCAACATTCGAGAACCTTCGCACATCTAGTGAGACCAGTGAGAAAGCTTTAGCGGAAGCACAACAGAAGTTCTTGGCCGTGAGCACCGGGAAGGAAGATGCTTCTGAATCGCTGCAGGACCAGCTAATGG CTGCCAAACAACAGGCGTCGGAGGCGTCCACTCGCATCACCTCGGCCATGATGGACAAGAAGCACGCCGAGGAGAGATTGAAAACTTTGGAGAAGGAGTTCACTACCAGCAGCAAACAGTACGACGCGGATCAGGAGAGCATCCGGCGGCAGCAGGCGCAGGTCGAGCAGCTGGAG CGCGAGCTGGCGGGGCTGGCGCACGACGAGTCCCGCGTGACGTCACTGGGGGCGGCGGTGCGGGGCGCGCAGggggcggcgcggggggcgcgggACCGGCGGGACGCGCTGGCGGCGGCGCTGCAGCGGTGCCACTTCCGGTACTCCCCCCCCGACCCGCACTTCGACCGCGCCAGGGTCGCAG GTACCGTCTGCAAGCTGATCGACGTGTGTGATCCGGTGTACTGCACCGCCCTGGAGACGGCGGCCGGAGGACGG TTATACAATGTAGTGGTGGACACCGAGGTCACGAGCAAGCTGCTGCTACAGCGGGGCAACCTGCAGACCAGAACTACCATCATACCGCTCAACAAGATCTCCGGACAGGTCATCGACAAGAGAATTGTGCAGATAGCTCAGGAGATT GGTGGAGGTCCGGAGAACGTGCAGCTGGCCTTGGACCTGATATCGTTCGACAGCCGCCTGCGCCCCGCCATGGCGTGGGTGTTCGGCTCCACGCTCGTGTGCCGCGACCTCGACACCGCCAAGCGCGTCACCTTCCACCGCGCCGTGCGCCGCCGCTGCGTCACGCTCGACGGCGACGTGTTCGACCCCTCCGGCACGCTCTCCGGCGGCGCCGCGCTCAAG GGCGGGTCGGTGCTGCTGCAGCTGCAGGAGCTGAAGCAGCTGGAGCAGCAGGTGCAGGCGGCCGAGGCGCGGCTGGCGCAGCTCACGGAGGAGCTGGGCTGCGCGCAGCAGGCTGCCGAGAGCTACGCCGCTATACAACAGAA GTGCGAGGCGGCGCGGCTGGGCGCgcgcgcggcggcggcgcggctgGGCGGCACGGCGCGCGCGCAGCTGCACGCCGAGATCCAGGCTCTGCGCGCGCAG GCGGCCCAGCTCGCGGCGGCGCTGGAGCAGGACGAGCTCGTGCAGGACGAAGCGGCCGGCCGGGCCCGCGACCTGGAGGCCAAGCTCAAGGACATCAAGGGACACCGAGAGAG AGAATATAAGAAAGCAGAAGAGGCATTGAAGAAAGCAAAGCGAGACGTGGAGGTGCACGGCGGCGCGTGGAAGCTGCGCGAGCAGGAGCTGGAGACCCTGCGGCTGGAGGCGGCGGAGCTGCAGCGCGGCGCCGCGGCCGCACGCCACCAGCTGCACGAGCACGCGCGCGCCGCCGCCGACCTGGCACGCGCACTGCACGACGCCGCGCGCAGCCGGGACCACGCGCAG GAAGCAGTGAAGGAGATGCAGGCGCGAATAAAACATCAGAAAACGGAGATCGCGGGCCGGAGCACCGACATATCTCGCCTCGTGCAGCAGAAGGAGCGCCTGGCCAAGAGCAGCAGCGAGCTGGAGCTCGGCGTCAAGGAGCTGGACTACCGCATCAAGGAGCTGCAGACTGAGGCTCTCGATTGTCAGAAGAAG ATGAGGCAACTGGAGTCGGAGAACCCGTGGATCCCGTCGGAGCGGCAGTACTTCGGCGCGCCGGGCGGCCTCTACGACTTCGAGGGTCGGCAGGCGCACGTGGCCGCCAGCCGCCTGCACCAGCTCGCCGAGCGCAGGGACCGCCTCGCGCGAGGACTCAACGCCAGGGCGCACACGCTGCTCGGCAAGGAGGAGGACCAG TACCAAGACGTCATGAGGAAGAAGCAGATCGTGGAGGCGGACAGAGCCAAGCTGGTGCAGGTCATGGCGGAGCTGgacgagaagaagaagaagacgttAGTGACGGCCTGCGAGCAAGTCAACCGGGACTTCGGGTCCATCTTCAGCACCCTGCTGCCCGGCGCGCAGGCCAAGCTGCAGCCGCCCGACGGACTCTCCGTGCTGGACGGGCTCGAG GTGAAGGTGGGGTTCAACATGACGTGGAAGGAGTCCCTGGGCGAGCTGTCGGGTGGGCAGCGGTCGCTGGTGGCGCTAGCGCTGGTGCTGGCGATGCTGCTGTTCAAGCCGGCTCCGCTGTACATCCTGGACGAGGTGGACGCGGCGCTGGACCTGTCGCACACGCAGAACATCGGCATCATGCTCAAGGAACACTTCCGACACTCGCAG TTCATCATCGTGTCGCTGAAGGACGGCATGTTCAACAACGCCAACGTTCTGTTCCGCACCCGCTTCGTGGACGGCATGTCCTCCGTGCAGCGCACCGCCGCGCGACGCTAG